Part of the Actinomycetota bacterium genome, GAGCTGGATCGACGAGACCCTTCGCTTCGACGGCTCGTCTCAGATGCTCGCCCGCACCGTGACCAAAGACGTCGAGCTCCACGGCGTTCGCATCCCGGCCGGCGGTCGCGCTCTGCTCCTCATCGGCGCCGCCAACCGCGACCCGCGTGTCTTCCCCGAGCCCGATCGCTACGACCTCGGCCGCGACACGAGCGAGATGGTGAGCTTCGGCGTCGCGCGCCACTTCTGCCTCGGCGCGCCGCTGGCGCGGCTCGAGGCGCGCGTCGCGCTGGGCGAGCTCGTCCGCCGCGTCGGCGACTACGACATCGACGCGCCGAGCGCCAAGCGCGTCCACTCGGTCAACGTTCGCGGCTTCGAATCCCTTCCAACGACGGTGACCCTCCGATGAGGTTCCCCGTGCACCCGGACCGTCGTCCCGCCGTCGTGACCGGCGCCTCGTCGGGGATCGGCGAGGCGATCGCGCGCTCACTCGCCGCCGCCGGGCATCCGGTCGTGCTCGGCGCGCGCCGCGTCGAACGATGCGGATCCATCGCGGCCGAGATCGAAGAGGCCGGCGGGGAAGCGGTCGCGCTGCCGCTCGACGTCGCCGACGAGGGCTCCGCGAAGGACTTCGTGGCCGCAGCCGAGAAGGCCTTCGGTCCGGTCGAGGTGCTCGTCTCGAACGCCGGCGAGTCGTGGCCGGGCACCGCAGCCGGAACCGACCCCGCCGAGTTCGCGCGCACGGTCGAGATCAACCT contains:
- a CDS encoding cytochrome P450, producing the protein SWIDETLRFDGSSQMLARTVTKDVELHGVRIPAGGRALLLIGAANRDPRVFPEPDRYDLGRDTSEMVSFGVARHFCLGAPLARLEARVALGELVRRVGDYDIDAPSAKRVHSVNVRGFESLPTTVTLR